The genome window CCATTCCATCGCTGCTTCTATCATGCTTTCTCGTGATAGAATTCACTACTTCAATGATATTGGCTACCATCATCCACCTTACAGTAACTGCCCATTCGTTGACGATATTCGGAGTAAGGGTAAATGCACCTGTGATCCTGAGATAGATTTCACCTTTAGGGGTTACGCTTGCGGTAAGGAATACTTTAATTCTCAGGGCTTTAGAAGACCAGAAAACTGGGAGAAGTATACCTAATTCATGAAGGTAGAAAAAAAGCCAAGATAAAAGAAGTTAAGAGTTCAATTCAACGCTATTAATCATGACattatatagatatatgtTTATCAACTTGGACCCTCttattttcaaatgtttttttCACGTTTCTCAAGTTTATTTCATTTGCCAATTACTCAGGTATTATCGTGAAGCATTATCTTTCTACATTCAACTTTGCTTAGTTatggtcacgtgatccAGTCTGACAGTAAATCCtcatcatatatatatttttttaagtttcttcacttttcttttgcaaGCAGCTTCAATGTAGAGCTTGTTCATCTCATCGAATCATTTCAGATTAGCACGAAACGAAGCTATTTAGAGATGTTttgaaaacagaaagatgatcttttcattattgTGTTGGTTTTATTTCTCATATTTATTAGGTCATATATATCGGTGATTCAATTTATCTCCGGACTTCGAAACAATATGGAGAACCCTAAGAAGTATGTGCCTGGTCCAAATGACCCGTTGCTTCCACCACAACTTTCAGAGTTTCGGAACAAGACTACTGATGAAGTCTTGGAGgagttgaacaagatgCCCTTCTTTATGAATAAGTTGGACCCAGATGAGAATAATGTAGAATTGGAGGCTTTAAAGGCCATGGCCTATGAAGGTGAGCCGGATGAAATTGCAACGAACTTTAAAAACCAAGGTAACGATCTATTCAAAGCCAAAAGATACAAGGATGCGAGGGCGATGTACTTGAAGGGGTTAGAAATCAAGTGCGATGTTCCTTCTATCAATGAATCTCTATATTTGAACCTAGCTGCGTGCGAACtcgaaatcaaaaattACAGAAGTTGTGTTAATTATTGTAGAGAAGCATTGAAGTTAGATGCAAAGAATATCAAGGCTTTCTTTAGAATAGGGAGGGCATATTTGGAAATTGGAAAGTTGAAGGAGTCCTTAGAAGCGGTCGAAGTTGGTCTTGCGATTGATCCTGAAAATGTGGCTTTAAACTCTATACGTAAAAgaataaatgaaaaattacaGCGTCAAAGAGAAGCTGAAGAGCGCACGCTAGcgcagaaacaaaaagaaaaggaacttcaagaattccTGGATCTAGCAATTAAGATCAGAAACATTTCTTTGATAGACACCAAACAACCGGCTGAGCTTTTACAAGATGCAAAACTACAATTGGAAAATCCAGTTGATTTCGAATCGCAGTTGGTCTTCCCAGCTATGGTTCTATATCCAACTACTGATGAGTTCGATTTCATTGCTTCTGTATCAGAACTTTCAACTCCAAATGATCTTCTGGACCTTGTCCTTGACAGGCCGGCAGAGTGGTTCGCTCAACCTGGACACAAAGATTTCTCAAGCAATAAACTCCAAGCTTATATGGAAACTTTGTCTGGGGGCTTAATCAAAGTTGGTAAGAAAGTAACCTTTCACGATGTTCTTAAGATGGAAAAACCTGTCGTGCCTCTCTTTGATAAAGCTTTAAGGATATATTTCGTGCCAAAATCTGAAGCCCAAGATTGGCTAAGCAAGTGGGATAAAAATGCAGCAGTAATGAAGAGATTATAAACACTATAGATATGTAATCAAGCGTCGTCATCTTTAAgttaattataataaaaatataagAAGACAAGCTATCGTCAGTATTGGTATATTGGCATCTTAACATGGCAATGGCTAGACTATTCACCTCTTTTTAAGTTTCTGAAGTCTAGATGTATTAGTCTGAAATACTTCGTCGATATGTAAAACGGGGATAGGACCTAGtactttttcaatatccCAATCTTGTTGTGATAG of Kluyveromyces marxianus DMKU3-1042 DNA, complete genome, chromosome 3 contains these proteins:
- the CNS1 gene encoding HSP70/90 family co-chaperone CNS1; the protein is MENPKKYVPGPNDPLLPPQLSEFRNKTTDEVLEELNKMPFFMNKLDPDENNVELEALKAMAYEGEPDEIATNFKNQGNDLFKAKRYKDARAMYLKGLEIKCDVPSINESLYLNLAACELEIKNYRSCVNYCREALKLDAKNIKAFFRIGRAYLEIGKLKESLEAVEVGLAIDPENVALNSIRKRINEKLQRQREAEERTLAQKQKEKELQEFLDLAIKIRNISLIDTKQPAELLQDAKLQLENPVDFESQLVFPAMVLYPTTDEFDFIASVSELSTPNDLLDLVLDRPAEWFAQPGHKDFSSNKLQAYMETLSGGLIKVGKKVTFHDVLKMEKPVVPLFDKALRIYFVPKSEAQDWLSKWDKNAAVMKRL